Genomic segment of Leishmania panamensis strain MHOM/PA/94/PSC-1 chromosome 20 sequence:
TGCTCGCGCCATTCCGTCCCTGCACATGCGGGGGGCGGGAAGAGGGGCCATCGAGGTCGAATGCCACCGTCGTGTTCGAGTCACATCCAGGTCTGCCCCCACAGCAAGTCGTGGCCGAGGGAGGTGGGTCGCCGGAGTACGGCTCGCGTCGTCCAGACGACGCCTGGGCGAACTCAACCGCAGTTGAGGCCTTTGATATCGTCTGCGACCCCGTCGCAGTGTTGCGCCCACCGCCGAGAGCATCAACTGCGGGCAACAAACCCGGCGCCAATGGCGTGCTGAAGGCGTCGGTGTTGCCGCCTTCAacatgtgctgctgccggcggagAGAGTGGCAGATTGTGGGGCGTAGACGACACCGTCGATTTCTgatcggcggcgctggcaacGCGCACGCTGTTGCTCAGCGTGTGCGGTCCAGCAGAGGAAGTGCCAATTACCCAGGCGTTTGCAGCCACCCGGCTCGCACGAAGACCGCCACGGTAGTCCGTGTTGAACTCGCGCAGCTGATACACGGCTTCTTGTGCCTGCTTCAGAGTGTTGGTGAACTCACCAAGCGGAAGCTCAGATAGATAGCGCACAAAATCTCCTGGCAGAGTGAGGGTGTATGAAGACTGCGTCTGCGACGACGCTGAGCACGCCAGGGGAAGAACGAAGGAGTGCAGTAAGCAGACCATGGCGTGCAGGGCGTAAAGGTAGCACTCAAGGCGGAACTCTCGCACCTCCGATGTGCTTGACTGCACGAGGGAATGAGCAACGTGACGGATAATTTTTGCGACCAGTTGCCGCTTCGCAGCAGAGTGGCGCAGCATCGGTGGGCTGTCGGCGCAGGCAATGAAGACACCGGCATCCTCGTTGCTTCGATGCCCGTACTCGGTGTTAAGCAGCAGATGGGCAAGATTGCGCACCGTCAGCGCCACGACATCGCGCCCGCGTTCAGCTGCGGAGAAGGTGTGCGCTGTTGCAGTGCTAGTTGCCCTGGTTAGCTTTACCAGAGCCCCACCCGCATCTTCTCCATCACTGGCGTCGCCGCACTCTGCgtccgctgctcctgctgctgctggcgaggcTACAACAGATGTAcctccagcggcaccacTCTTGCTGCCTTCCTCGCCATCGACGTCTGCAAAGCCATGCAACTCTGTCGGACCGCGGTGCCACAACTCTTCACTGCTCAGCATGCTCAGCAGCTCGGTCAGCGCCATGCCATCAACGAGACTGCGGCAGTCTACCGCCAGCACTGAGCATGAGAGAGCGCGCAGGCAGTCGGAGAACTCCGCACAGAGGGTCAGGTGCGACGCGCTGAGACGAGCCGATCCAGCGATGGTACTGCTGACAGCCGTGGGAGATATGAAGATGTGGTCGATCAGCTGTCGATTGTCGCGGATAAATTTCTGCACTTCGTACaagagcggcgctgcatcgccgagggaagagagaagtagGTTCACCCACCTCACCACACCCAGCAGAAGGtaccgcagcacctccttgtTCTGCTCCACGAGGGTCCTGCTCGGGACCTGGTCAAAGGAGGGAGTGGCCTGAGAGTAGCCCAACACCACCAGCGTACTGTACTGCCATGCCCGCATCGAGAGGCACGAGTGGAGCAGGTCGctgtgcagcacctgcgAGCTGTGGCTGAGGGAGATGACCGAGAAGACATCGAAGGCGCTGCGTAGGTGCCACAGTAGCGTGCCCAGTTGTGCGCCGTTGCTGGTGAGGAAGTTGCAGACTGCACGGTCCACGCTctggagcagcgccgtagCGCACCGTAACGCCCACCTACCGAGTTCATCACCACCTCCGGGGTCTGGGTGGCAGAACTCGTCACGAATTGGTGCCGACACCTGTAGGAGGGCAACCAGAAGTGCTACCGCCTGCTGCGGGTGCGCCGAGAGTGCtgttgcgccgctgccactgctgtttgctggagcagcgccgctcagACCATTGCTTGCCTGCTCAGCGGCCACGTTCCCTCCGAGACGGTTCTCACCACCCCCGCTTGCGctcgagccgctgctgccgcagatgTCTGTGCACACCACATCAAGCAGTGCCCTTTGAAAGCGCCACACTACCACATCGTCGAGGTTGACACCAGGCGTCTCAGCGAGACACAAAAGGCTGAGGTAGAGCTCCGCCCGTGTCGACGCAATGCGAGTTCCCCAATGCACCAGGGCGCGCACCAGTGGCCCCAATAGCAAGGATGCACTAGTCACTTCCGGTCTACTCCAAGACGCAAGCGTGGTAGTCTCTTCACCTGCCACCGAAAtaggcgctgcgccgctgcgttCTGCTTCACGGTGCTGTATCAGtgcctgcgccagctgcgagCGGTTCGCGACGCTAAAAAAGTTGCTGAGCTCGCCAGCGTTAGTGGCGAACGACTTGCCGGTTTTGTCACTCGCGCTTCCTGTtgcccctccaccaccgtgACTATTTCGGTATTGAGGTGTGGTATGGCGACTCTTCTCGcgcgggcggcgctgcccGATTCTCATTTCTCGCTCCACGCCACAGCCGTGGCTGCGCACTGTCGTGGCCGTGATGGGCTGAGCAGACACGCTTGATGCGGTGCGACGCTCACACCCGCTGTGCCGATACGACACCGCACGTGCTGTATCGAgcggtgcaccaccgcctccctgcAGGCCAGGATAACCCCCGTTGCCTTGTTCGTACCaggctgcctccgcctccgcgttCTGCGGTGTCGTGAGCGACAGCGCTACTGACGCACAAACTGTCTGCCGGAGGTGAGCCATCACAGTGGACAGACAGTGGCACAAACGAACCGCCACTTGCTcctgagctgctgcggtaaGCCGCGTTGTAGCGTCCAGTCCGCGTAGAATGCACAAGGCAAAAGAACTCAGTCGCGACACCGACAAACCTTTCACGACCGAGCAGGACACACTCACAAGCTGGCACCAGCCCTCGACAAAACTGACGCCTGCCGCGTACGAGAAGAAACAGTCATTTGCGGCAATGAAGGGTCGCAGTCGTTCGCGCAGCTCAGCCATGGTCATAGGCGGCTTGTttgcgcgcgcgtgctccGCTTGAATCGCGCTATAAAGACTTGTCATGTTGTACTGCACGACGCCGTCTGTCGCAGCGGGAACGAGATGGTTTAGTCCTCCAGCAACATCGGGCAGCTTTTCTGGGAAGGTAGGCAGTACTTGTAGCGCCTGTGGCAGCCAGCTCGTAATgtcgacagcggcgtcacGAGACATGACCGCCACGCCCGCATTCCACTGCTGTTCTCCATCCTGGTCTACGTCACGTTGCGACAGTGCGTTCGCGTGTGTTTCGCTATCGAAGCCGTCTACCTCGTAGAGGCTCCGAACTCCGCTGTCCGCGATGGCGCCGTATTCGCACTCGCTCAGCGCGGCGggaccactgctgctgccgaaggggtagaggagcgagagcagcacctcgaccGCGATGGACGTGATGGTTGTGTTTTGCGCAAGCCGCAGGTTCTCCGGGGCTGTGCGATACGTGTAGCAGACCTCCAATGCCAGGAGTTTGAGCACGTACGCGTACTTGCTGAGTGCAACCGGGGTGCACTGACTGGCTTGGTagtgctgcagtcgcaggAACAGCGTCTGGCAGACCGACTCTAGAAAGGGGCGAATGACGAGGGAGCCGTAGAGTCGGTTGGCACGCAGGAGGTAGAGCAGCTTCACGTACTTGACGGCCAGGGCCGGATGTGCGCGTTCGACCTCACAGCTACATGCGCCCTCAACGACGGAAGTGAGAAGGGTGGatcgccaccaccgaggctcgccggcggtgccgttCCCGTCAGTCGCGTTGTCATGTATGGAGGCCactcgagctgctgcggagaCATATGGCTGTCCtcgtcggtggcggcgagaGTAGTCCTCACCATAAAAGCCGCCCATCCACGCGGTCAGCGACGGCTCCGTCACATCTGCGTGCTGCATGAGAAgatcgagcagcagcgacttgGTCTCTATGAGCACCGCGGCCGACCACCCAGGGATGAGCTCTGACGGTTGGAAGtcgagctgcgccagctctgGTGGCGCCTGCATCACCATTGGCGCAGTGTTCAGCGGATGCAGAAGCTGTGTAAAGGAGTCAAGGACTGGGGCGTACTTGTGAGTGAGCCCAGCCCAGTAATGCGCTGCCTGATTCGCTGTTTCAAAGGggaacagcagcaagagctgcagcgtggtCTTCGTCAGGAGGGTGTCGTGCAGTGAACACATGCccagcacgcgcacagccaAATCGTTGTTGAGAGTGGTGCGGTTGTCAAAGAGCAAAAGCTCAATACTCTGTTCTCGCACTGTCTGGATTGCTGTGATGAGTAGCCGCATCGCCTGGCGGACGGCCGCGCGGTGGTGACTAAGAAGCTCGTACGATGCATCGCTAGCCTCAAGAATAAGCTTGAGCACCTCGCCGACCACGTCTGTCGGGGCCTTGTTGATCGCCATGATGACGGGAAaaggcagcactgccgtGCGCCCGTTCTCGTCGCACCTGAAGCGCacgagcagcgcctgccgcagcaccgcgcacgCGAGCGCCATCACCGTGTACCGCTCATGTGAGTGAGAAAACATGCGCTTCAGCACGCCGCGCAGTACTTCGTGCGAGATGAAGTGCGTGACTGTGTTGTACacaggcagcgccgccataGGTGGCTGGTCGTGCTGGAACAGAGCGGTGACAAGATTGAGGAAGCCGATTGTAATGTCGTAGGTGCCCTGTGTGCACTCGCATTGGCAGTGCCCTATAATGGAaagcgcctcctcgtgtACGGGCGACTCTCGCTGTCCGGCAGCAGCCGGGAATGACAACGTGGTGAAGCGATTGTCCAAAGCGgagctggcgctggtgccgcctTCATGAACCTGATGTTGTGTGCGCACCGACGACTGAtggagcaggcggcgctgctccagaAACGACCAGACTAGCTGCGCGTCCGCCGCGTTCGTGATAAGGGCCGAGATGAGCGACAGTGTACTGCCCAGCATAATCTGGCTTTGCTGCGGTGCCGAGAGGAACGTCAGGGCGAGCGCAAGGGTCATGTGGGCGCTCACGATGGGCTGCAGAGTGGGGTGGCCAAATAACTGgcgcagcaagagaaagaagctGGCGATAAACTTGCGCTGATACTTGCGCGCGTAGGCACGGGTGAACTGCTGGTGCAACGCGCGCGGCACCCTGTTCGCGCCTGGCACCGTCGACAAGAGCGTATACATGTCGTCACCATCGGCCGCATCACCTGCCACAGACCCTGCAGAGGActtctgtgctgctgctgctgctgccaacgCCATGACTGAatctgcgctgccgccgcttcccAGCGCGCCAGGAGTGCCAATAACGGCACTGTTGAAGCCAGCGCACTCGAGTGCCTGACTCACCAAACTGTGCCACTGCATCTCGCCACACTCTGTCTGAGCGTCCGTGAGGAGCACCACAACTCGCTGCGTGTACTGCGGGTTACGGCCGATCATCGCCATCACTTCCAGAAACCTGGTCATCAGCTTCAGCGTGTAGTTCTCCCACTTGGCGCCGAAGCCGCTGATCGAGCAGCTGCCCCCTCCGGTGGCACCCACGGTGGCCGAGGGggcgctgctccgctgcgtGGCGAAGACTTGCCGCATGTGCTTCACAAAATTCTTGAAGATGAAGAAGGTTGCGGCACAATCAGAGTCGAGGTCTGGGTTTAGCACCTTTGGTGGCAGGTGCTGTAGGCAAATCGCGAGTGCCTCAAGCAGATGCGCCATCTCAGACGTGAACGGTTCCCCGATAACATCGCCACCAGCTCCAGTACGCGTCACCTTCTGCAGCAACACTTCTGcgtcctccgtctcctccgtGCGGCCATtctgtgctgcgccgcggtgcTGGTAGCCGTAGTACGCctccggcgccgccacgcctCCGCTGCGCATAGATGCGGGCAGACGTGGCAGCTCCTCAAGCTGCTCGCAGTACCGCCGGTGTGTAGCTACTTCCAGCTCCGAGAGAtggcggagcagcggcagcatctcATCAAAGAGATACGACATCATCTCGTACGGAGCAATGTAGAGAAGACCAAGGGGGATTGAAAGTGTCCGGGGGACAGGTGCCAGCTGTACCATCCGTTTCGTAACTTTGCCGCGATGAACGGCAACGCTTGCCGGAGTCATAGGCATGCGAGAAGACGAGGGCGAAGCCATGCGCGCACCAAGGAAGGCGTCCAGTGCTTTGTCGTAGCCTTGCTCACTCCCCTTGgcgcggaggaggcagccTTCTGCCAAGGTCAAGATGCTCAGGTAGCTGTCAGCGAGAACTTGCCATGTGTACACCGCCGGTGACAAAGACGAGGCGGCAcggtcgccaccgctgcccccaccAAGCAACAgctcccctccaccgccgcggcgggcATCTGTAAGCACGTCACTGTAGAGACCCCCGCCAGCACTTGCGCTCGGCGCCTGCACACTCTCACGGAGCTTGCAGCGCAGTGCGGATACAGCGGTGCCAAgggatgcagctgcagtggaaTGAATCAGCTCATTCAGGTGCAGCTCTCCTGTGGTGGAGCGCAGTTTCTTCCATACGGCGGTCATGTTCACCACGGAGAAGACGCAGAGCCAGAGGAGAGTGTTGAGGCAGCACGTGTCTACGTTGTCACTGAAGGCTGGCAGGGGCACAATTCGGTTCTGTAACGAATTCTTTAGTAGAAGGTACAGCGTCTCCATCAGgtccagcgcctccttcaccacaCTCACTGTCAGCTGAAAGTGGCGCGACAACACATACAGACACTGCGCAGCGAGCAGTACTGGGCTCTTGTCTGGCCGCTTACGCCGGTTGTCAATGAAGAGAGTGCATGCGGCGGCCTCGCCATCACTAGCCTGGCTGTTCGCTGTGATGGTCGTTTTTAGAAAGGAAATGAGATTGCTTGCGGCAGGCacggccactgccgccatcgctgcaTGCAAGCCTTTTACTTCCCCCACGCTCTCTGTCCACGGAGAGGTAGCTGGGTTGTCGACCGGCGGAGCTTCGCTATTATTGTAGCCACTgtcacacagcagcagcgtctgcagGAACTCTAAAGCTTGCTCCACCTGCAATCGCCGtcgctcttgctgctgcttgggcTCGTTTGCGCGCGCCAATGTCGAGTAGGTCACGCTGGCTACTGCAGCTGGCGCGGTGCTGGTAGAGAAGTTGGTGAGCGTAGCTtgaggcgccaccgctgcctgcCACTGAGCACCTGTATGCAGGGCTTTTGTGATTGCCTGAGGCACTGTAGCTGGCGGCGCTACTGTCACTTCCATAGGAGTGCTGAAGCGCTTCTTGAGTTCTTGAGTGAAGGCGTCGCTGACCACCCCGTCGCGGCAGGCCTTAGCGAAGAGCTCCACGTAGGGCGGCGTAGCTGGTTGCATCGCTGAtgcaggcgcaggcgcagcagaggcatTACCGAGCCCTCCCGTAGCAACAGGGGGGTTCCTGCATGCAAACCCACctggtgctggcggtggaCTACTCGTCACGGCGTGTTGCCCCTGTGGGGCTCCTGACGAGACATTAACCGTTTGAGGTGgttgcgccgccgtcaccggagctccgctgctgccgctcgccgTAGTCAGTGTTGCTGTCGGCGCGGCCGGAAAGCCGCACGAAGGAGCAGCGCGGGTCTGTGACGGTTGTGGTGCGTTGGTAGAAGCTCTAAACATATTCCACAGCAATCAGCCGCCAGTAGCGCTGAAGCACAacggaaagaaagaaaaagatcGCCAGCCTGGCCAATTTGTGGGGAAAGGTGCAGCGGTCTTCTTTGACCACGACAGGAGGGCTATGCTGGCACGGACTTccaaagaaaggaggaagagggaggaagagggagagagagaccggtGCAGGGCTGGCCAGATCACCCACAAGGGAACTTTATCCTAATTGAACTCCGTGAGAGACAGCGAAAAAAGACACACAAAGAGGCCAACCAAACGGAGACAACAAACAACGACAGCGGAGATGAAAAGCACGTCGTAGAGACACCCAAGCGGtaatgaggaggagggagtccATACACAGTCGCTATCGTCCTCACCGGTCTTAGAAAAGTggagcgaaaagaaagacacacacgcatacacacccaACACGCACAGCGTCGCCTTTCGTACCTGCAATACCAGGAGACTTCAAACCTGAGAtgactgcagcgcagcagctacGAGACAGAGTCCTGTTCACCTCCGCTTCCCAGAAAGACGACGACCCACAAAAGAAAATTAGGAGATAAGCACTTCACTTTTGAATCAAGTCGCACCTACGGGTGAGGAGACTTctatttctctcttctcaggTACTCGCCTAGCGTCGCTGCCTCTTTTTGGTGTGCTGCTATCGTTTCCGAGTGTCGTCGTGCGCGGGTTACTTTCCACCGCGCGTCTCTGAATGGATTGGCAAAGATTACTGTCGCACGTCTATCCCCAGCGATTCGCATACGCGCATAATCAAGTGCGGGTACGTCTTTCCTTTTGTTTGTCTGCTTACGTGTATCTCCTTTTTGACTTTCAGCTGTCACGGTGCACCAACGGctcaacaacaacgaaaaaaaaaagactgAGTTGCTTCCTCGAGCGGGGATCAcaaaccacacacacactcaccacAGTCACACATGTTGATCcacaggtgcgtgtgtgtgtgtgtgtgtgcgtgttgagttgtggaaagagaggataaaggagaggggaaaaggagacgAAAAGGAGCAGTGTGACCATACCATCTGCGAGAGGATGACAAGTACGGTGAGGCTGTAAGTAGGAGCGCCGTTGCAAAGCAGGGGCACAGTAAATGCAGGCGCAGTATCTTCCGCTGCCTGCAGGATGGAGCAGAACTCAGAATTCACACGGTGCCCTCGAGATATGAAGACGAAAGAAGATCGGACAGTCTGTCCAGACGTGTTGAATGCCTTCGAGCTAACTACTGCCAGAGCGCGCACGATAACTTTAGCCACACCTTTGATGGGTGCCACTTGACTGGGCGGTTCTGccgtttgtttgtttgtctctATCGAACGTTACGTGTCATGCGACATGCGAGCATCTAACAGAAAAACCCAACAGGAGAAGTGGGCTCCACACCTACGCCCACTGACTTGCACACGCCTGCGAAACACTGCCAGAAGCGTCCCGTGATGCCTCTCGAGAATGGCAACCTCGACGACACAGTTGCCGACACCGACCAGCCACACCTGCTCAAACAACAAGACACATGTCCGCGCCATATGTCTCCATGACgcccgcgtgtgcgtgtgaaggcCGTTACGTGGGGGAAAACGAACACCTTGCAACGGTCCCCAGACTACCACAGAGGCAAGCGACCCCCTCCTCAGCAAGAAGGTGAACCATCATTTAGCACCAAAAGGCGAcctgcccctcctcctcaaaaaaaaaaaaagaaaaagcagagcagcagcgaaagagagacatGATCGATAAACGCGCGCCGTTACTCCTTCCTGCGTCGCTTCATTGCAGCTCGCCTTTTCTCAATTTCATCCTCTAGACTGCGGTTGATCAGCTTCCGTTTCTCCAGTTCTGTGGCGGCGACCTCGACGCATCGGCGATACgcagccacctcctccttgaTGCGCTCCGCGTTACCCATCTGCTCCAGCTTCTTGGCCTCAAGATTTGTCTTGCGAGCGAGACACGCCTCCCTGGCCTTCTCGATGCCTTTGATACGCTCACCCGCCGCCTGAACTAACTGCCGGTATGCCGCACATTGCGCTGTCACCCCCGCAAGGAATTCGAGGAGTTTGTTGAGTGCTTCCTGCTCCTCTTGTTCTATGCGGAGCTGGCCAGCGAGAGATCCGTCGATAATGTCACGCTGGACGGAcagctcagctgctgctagcCTAGTCGTTTCACTGGCGTACTCCTGTGCCAGGTCCTTCTCTTGCAGGGCGACCTCACGGTACAGTCGCATCAGCGCACTATTGTAGTAGTAGCGCGTTTTTGCCGGTACCGCAGCTGGCTGAATTGGTACGGGCTCGCGTGTTAATGAGGGGGGGCATCCATCGCAGATGCCGACGAGGGCGGTGGTACTTTTCAATTCAGGGAAAACCTCTGTTAGCCCCTCGCCTAATACACCATTACTGACCGAggctggcgctgtcgctgctgacaGTGGTGTATGAAATACAAATTCCAGTAGCGGCTCAAACCGCAGCATGTGAGTGTAGTAGAAATCCAGCACATTACTTTCGAGGCCAGACAGCACCTCAATCTGCTGCCGGACGCGAGTTTGCACGTCCAGCTTGCGTGCTTGCAGCTCTTTGAACGCCACTTCATCTTGGCAAGGAGTGCGACATCGCTTGGGTCGCCCCTCCAGCATAGGTTCTCTGCGCGAGTTGTCGGACGACGAAGACAGGTCGCTCAAGGGAGCGCGACCAGGGCCGGCAGGACGACGAGCTCTGAGCATTGTGGCGGCATACACGCCTGCACGTGCCGGTTTTCATTCTTATCCATGAGTGTTACGTTAGTGCGGGCCATCATGttcagtgtgtgtgtgtgacccacacacgcgcagaaagagaaggcggggaggggaggaaagcgagaaaagaggtAAGGGGAGTTTAGCAACAGTcgcaaaacaacaacaaaaaggaaaCAGTAACCACTGCGTATGCCCGTCGAGACAGCATTCATCGACTGGGTGTGCCCTCCGTCATGGTAGAGAAATGCGCAGAGGacttgggggggggggggggcggggtgcGGGAAAGGGGTGTTGGGGCATGTCACCTTACCCTTGGCTTCCCATGCCCAGCCCTCACATGTCGGAGAGAACGACAGCCATGGCACACCCACGagcatcgcagcagcagtggcggcagtgagcAAGGTCACTCCCCCTCCAaatttcttttcgctttccctTGTTGAGTTTCTATATTTCTTTGGCGGATTCGTTTACCGTAAGCAATACGATGGCCTCCATCAGCCTTCGTCAACGCAGacgtatacacacacacacacacgacagAGAGATAAAAGGGGGGCAAACACCGACTGAAACAGATAAAGCAAACATGAGCACACGGatagggggagagagggagagagaggacatcAAAGGAATCAATAAAGTGATAGAatgagagtgagagagggaagcatAAGAGAGGTTCGAAGAGACACCCACAGCAATCACGTCGATTAGGCGTAAGCTTTGGTTAGAGCTTGACAGCAGCAAAAAGcataaaaaaaagaaggatGGAAAGTAGTCCATAAGACTCAGAGAATGCAAGCAATCAAGAAGGGGAGGCTCGCTTTGTGACAGCTGTACGCCATACACGTAAGGGTAAGCGCCACTACCAGCGCGAAGTCCACCTTGTTTATCTCTGTCACCTTCAGCCTTCAGTCAACAATGTGCAGTGAGGCCATGCATGCTCGTATGCATTGGTTGGTTTCGGCGAGGGAGGCTTGCAGGCGACGGAGGGCCCGCGTCGAAGGAGCACACATCTTTGTCGGCGAGGTGCAGAACATCTCGTGTGCCTCCGTGATATCCACATCAGACTGCAGTAGAGTACAGAGGCTTTGCACCGTTGCCACCAGCCTTGTTGTCAAATCTCGAATTaatgccgctgcagcgcgcgcgcgatCCGCTCCGCTACCGTCCGTGTACGCccccgtcgccgtcgtcgtcaccgtGGGGACGCTTTCGCTGCGATCCATAGTGCCTTTGTCAATCTTCGGGTGAGTGAAGAGCACCTCGAGTGACGCGACGGTTGGAGAGTTCCACTGGAAGAAGGTGTCATCCGGCTGTAGATCTGGGGATAGGCTGGAGATAAGACTGAGGTGCGTCTGATTCATGTGGTTGCACACGCCACTCGCAGTCGTGGTCCTGCAGAGTGTCCACAATTGAGACTGGGATGACGGTTGTGCGGCAGTAGCCGTACCGGGGAAGTGTGACACAAACGTGTGGATGTGCTTGACGTGGGTCGTGCACTCCGTGTGATGCGCGCTTAGCTGCGCTTCCACATCCACCAGCGGCTTTcgttgcagctgcacatAGGTGGCCAGCTGCGACCCTAATACAGGGGTGTCTTTGCCAAGCGTCCGCTGCACCGACGAAACCAAGGCAAACACAAAGATGCGGCGCAGAATGCGCTGAAGAATAGTGACGCGCTGCGCCTTGCCGCTTTCCTCCATGGTGGAGAGCTCCAACTCCACCTTCTCTagttcctcctccacctcctccaccgtcaccTCTTGCCTTGCCAAAACATTCCGCATCGCCACGGCTGAAGCCGCCGATGAGTCTAGAAGCTGCTTCTCGACGTAACTGAAAATGCGCTTGTTTTCGCGCACGTGAAAGTTGCACAACATGGCGTGGCTCAGCAGGCTGtaccaccagcgccaccccTCGCCGTCGCGGTAGACGCTGAGGACCTCTGCGACGCGCTCGAAGGACGGGAGCGCTCCACACAGGCCCTCACGCACAGCCACCCTGTCCGCATCGTCGAACGTGGGGTTCGCGGACGTCGCGTGACAGTACTTTGGGGTAATAGTGGGTTGCTGTGCGGTCCACAAAAGCACCTGCTCTTCCACCCACGCCGACACCACCGTCTCCAGAGTAGTGGAAGCAGTGGCAGGTGCGTCCGCGTCtatggtggtgctgcagccctgCTGCTCTGTAGCAAGTTCACCG
This window contains:
- a CDS encoding hypothetical protein (TriTrypDB/GeneDB-style sysID: LpmP.20.1450) translates to MFRASTNAPQPSQTRAAPSCGFPAAPTATLTTASGSSGAPVTAAQPPQTVNVSSGAPQGQHAVTSSPPPAPGGFACRNPPVATGGLGNASAAPAPASAMQPATPPYVELFAKACRDGVVSDAFTQELKKRFSTPMEVTVAPPATVPQAITKALHTGAQWQAAVAPQATLTNFSTSTAPAAVASVTYSTLARANEPKQQQERRRLQVEQALEFLQTLLLCDSGYNNSEAPPVDNPATSPWTESVGEVKGLHAAMAAVAVPAASNLISFLKTTITANSQASDGEAAACTLFIDNRRKRPDKSPVLLAAQCLYVLSRHFQLTVSVVKEALDLMETLYLLLKNSLQNRIVPLPAFSDNVDTCCLNTLLWLCVFSVVNMTAVWKKLRSTTGELHLNELIHSTAAASLGTAVSALRCKLRESVQAPSASAGGGLYSDVLTDARRGGGGELLLGGGSGGDRAASSLSPAVYTWQVLADSYLSILTLAEGCLLRAKGSEQGYDKALDAFLGARMASPSSSRMPMTPASVAVHRGKVTKRMVQLAPVPRTLSIPLGLLYIAPYEMMSYLFDEMLPLLRHLSELEVATHRRYCEQLEELPRLPASMRSGGVAAPEAYYGYQHRGAAQNGRTEETEDAEVLLQKVTRTGAGGDVIGEPFTSEMAHLLEALAICLQHLPPKVLNPDLDSDCAATFFIFKNFVKHMRQVFATQRSSAPSATVGATGGGSCSISGFGAKWENYTLKLMTRFLEVMAMIGRNPQYTQRVVVLLTDAQTECGEMQWHSLVSQALECAGFNSAVIGTPGALGSGGSADSVMALAAAAAAQKSSAGSVAGDAADGDDMYTLLSTVPGANRVPRALHQQFTRAYARKYQRKFIASFFLLLRQLFGHPTLQPIVSAHMTLALALTFLSAPQQSQIMLGSTLSLISALITNAADAQLVWSFLEQRRLLHQSSVRTQHQVHEGGTSASSALDNRFTTLSFPAAAGQRESPVHEEALSIIGHCQCECTQGTYDITIGFLNLVTALFQHDQPPMAALPVYNTVTHFISHEVLRGVLKRMFSHSHERYTVMALACAVLRQALLVRFRCDENGRTAVLPFPVIMAINKAPTDVVGEVLKLILEASDASYELLSHHRAAVRQAMRLLITAIQTVREQSIELLLFDNRTTLNNDLAVRVLGMCSLHDTLLTKTTLQLLLLFPFETANQAAHYWAGLTHKYAPVLDSFTQLLHPLNTAPMVMQAPPELAQLDFQPSELIPGWSAAVLIETKSLLLDLLMQHADVTEPSLTAWMGGFYGEDYSRRHRRGQPYVSAAARVASIHDNATDGNGTAGEPRWWRSTLLTSVVEGACSCEVERAHPALAVKYVKLLYLLRANRLYGSLVIRPFLESVCQTLFLRLQHYQASQCTPVALSKYAYVLKLLALEVCYTYRTAPENLRLAQNTTITSIAVEVLLSLLYPFGSSSGPAALSECEYGAIADSGVRSLYEVDGFDSETHANALSQRDVDQDGEQQWNAGVAVMSRDAAVDITSWLPQALQVLPTFPEKLPDVAGGLNHLVPAATDGVVQYNMTSLYSAIQAEHARANKPPMTMAELRERLRPFIAANDCFFSYAAGVSFVEGWCQLVSVSCSVVKGLSVSRLSSFALCILRGLDATTRLTAAAQEQVAVRLCHCLSTVMAHLRQTVCASVALSLTTPQNAEAEAAWYEQGNGGYPGLQGGGGAPLDTARAVSYRHSGCERRTASSVSAQPITATTVRSHGCGVEREMRIGQRRPREKSRHTTPQYRNSHGGGGATGSASDKTGKSFATNAGELSNFFSVANRSQLAQALIQHREAERSGAAPISVAGEETTTLASWSRPEVTSASLLLGPLVRALVHWGTRIASTRAELYLSLLCLAETPGVNLDDVVVWRFQRALLDVVCTDICGSSGSSASGGGENRLGGNVAAEQASNGLSGAAPANSSGSGATALSAHPQQAVALLVALLQVSAPIRDEFCHPDPGGGDELGRWALRCATALLQSVDRAVCNFLTSNGAQLGTLLWHLRSAFDVFSVISLSHSSQVLHSDLLHSCLSMRAWQYSTLVVLGYSQATPSFDQVPSRTLVEQNKEVLRYLLLGVVRWVNLLLSSLGDAAPLLYEVQKFIRDNRQLIDHIFISPTAVSSTIAGSARLSASHLTLCAEFSDCLRALSCSVLAVDCRSLVDGMALTELLSMLSSEELWHRGPTELHGFADVDGEEGSKSGAAGGTSVVASPAAAGAADAECGDASDGEDAGGALVKLTRATSTATAHTFSAAERGRDVVALTVRNLAHLLLNTEYGHRSNEDAGVFIACADSPPMLRHSAAKRQLVAKIIRHVAHSLVQSSTSEVREFRLECYLYALHAMVCLLHSFVLPLACSASSQTQSSYTLTLPGDFVRYLSELPLGEFTNTLKQAQEAVYQLREFNTDYRGGLRASRVAANAWVIGTSSAGPHTLSNSVRVASAADQKSTVSSTPHNLPLSPPAAAHVEGGNTDAFSTPLAPGLLPAVDALGGGRNTATGSQTISKASTAVEFAQASSGRREPYSGDPPPSATTCCGGRPGCDSNTTVAFDLDGPSSRPPHVQGRNGASTPPGVASTASDSQSSLLPATDDGAKLSPEVTLWELLPGRGGAREGEWTRLYDAATALDVPGTAVDGDLDSTGIRSAPLQWKDVLNVENEVRQVKIAIANALRATKGAMYLVRKHA
- a CDS encoding hypothetical protein (TriTrypDB/GeneDB-style sysID: LpmP.20.1460), producing the protein MLRARRPAGPGRAPLSDLSSSSDNSRREPMLEGRPKRCRTPCQDEVAFKELQARKLDVQTRVRQQIEVLSGLESNVLDFYYTHMLRFEPLLEFVFHTPLSAATAPASVSNGVLGEGLTEVFPELKSTTALVGICDGCPPSLTREPVPIQPAAVPAKTRYYYNSALMRLYREVALQEKDLAQEYASETTRLAAAELSVQRDIIDGSLAGQLRIEQEEQEALNKLLEFLAGVTAQCAAYRQLVQAAGERIKGIEKAREACLARKTNLEAKKLEQMGNAERIKEEVAAYRRCVEVAATELEKRKLINRSLEDEIEKRRAAMKRRRKE